In Thermodesulfobacteriota bacterium, the following are encoded in one genomic region:
- a CDS encoding TlpA disulfide reductase family protein has product MEEKEKTENGKKGSFSPAAVVIVAVAVVGVSLAVLGQRQQFVPVVAGTKAIEFTLPDLGGGEVTLSDYRGKVVFLNFWATWCKPCEEEMPSMQELYDEFKGQPFEMLAVSVDSKGPEAVSEFIEKRNFTFPVLHDRKGRMKERYKTTGVPETFIIDQNGVIAEKVMGPRDWSRRGYTSMVRDLLKNGAKPPEAYRTKRGG; this is encoded by the coding sequence ATGGAAGAAAAGGAAAAAACGGAAAACGGAAAAAAAGGTTCCTTTAGCCCGGCTGCGGTTGTCATAGTGGCGGTGGCCGTGGTGGGGGTCTCTTTGGCGGTATTGGGTCAGAGGCAGCAGTTCGTGCCCGTGGTTGCCGGAACCAAGGCCATAGAGTTCACCCTGCCGGACCTCGGCGGCGGGGAGGTGACCCTCAGCGACTACCGCGGCAAGGTGGTATTCCTGAACTTCTGGGCCACGTGGTGCAAGCCCTGCGAGGAAGAGATGCCCTCCATGCAGGAACTCTACGATGAGTTTAAGGGGCAGCCGTTCGAGATGCTGGCCGTGAGCGTGGACAGCAAAGGCCCGGAGGCGGTCAGCGAGTTTATTGAAAAGCGCAACTTCACCTTCCCCGTCCTCCACGACAGGAAGGGCAGGATGAAGGAGAGGTACAAGACCACAGGGGTCCCGGAGACCTTCATAATAGACCAGAACGGGGTAATAGCCGAAAAGGTGATGGGGCCGAGGGACTGGTCGAGACGCGGCTATACGTCGATGGTCCGCGACCTCCTCAAGAACGGGGCGAAGCCGCCCGAGGCATACAGAACGAAGAGGGGCGGATGA